The Musa acuminata AAA Group cultivar baxijiao chromosome BXJ2-2, Cavendish_Baxijiao_AAA, whole genome shotgun sequence genome has a segment encoding these proteins:
- the LOC135605915 gene encoding uncharacterized protein LOC135605915 → MKRKRDVPTSLSVLASYLNISITSLSVLASYHTISMHGFDPAIETSKLRLLPRAGIGLGGKKMIQLLFTVLVAEAAATAGLLFNTPLRKLLILGLDRLKRGRSTVMVKTLAATAVLVLASSIYSMAEIRLRFAELGAPTPTDQILMSRHLLEASLLGYSLFLALIIDRLHLYIGELHGLRNSMKAVMKQNRVIGTAKTGSS, encoded by the exons ATGAAGAGGAAAAGAGACGTTCCGACTTCGCTCTCGGTTTTGGCATCCTACCTTAACATATCTATTACTTCCCTCTCGGTTTTGGCATCCTACCATACTATATCTATGCATGGATTCGATCCTGCCATTGAGACTTCGAAGCTGCGCCTTCTTCCTCGCGCTGGGATTGGACTAGGGGGGAAGAAGATGATCCAGCTGCTGTTCACGGTGCtggtggcggaggcggcggcgacggcggggCTCCTCTTCAACACTCCGCTCCGCAAGCTCCTCATCCTCGGCCTAGACCGCCTCAAGCGCGGCCGTAGCACCGTCATGGTGAAGACGCTGGCCGCCACCGCCGTGCTCGTCCTCGCCTCTAGCATCTACAGCATGGCTGAGATCCGACTCCGCTTCGCCGAGCTCGGGGCCCCCACGCCCACCGACCAGATTCTCATGAGCCGccacctcctcgaagcctccctcCTGG GTTACTCCCTTTTCCTCGCTCTAATAATCGACCGTCTCCACCTCTACATCGGAGAACTGCATGGGCTAAGAAATAGCATGAAGGCTGTGATGAAGCAAAACAGGGTCATAGGGACAGCTAAAACTGGGAGTTCCTGA
- the LOC135605914 gene encoding ribonuclease 3-like protein 2, producing the protein MAKVGGGMRLAVTEIERLLNYTFRDPSLLEEALTHSSYAGHRSYERLEFVGDAVLGLAITSFFYLSDPTLEPGFLTELRIANASTEKLARVAVRHRLYRFLRRICRDLDQLVSKFTDLAMMEPEEDIVQMTYGGTTLEAPKVLADIVESIAAAVYFDCDSDLQLFWTVFRGILEPIITPEMMKEHPVMALYKLCQKHRKIVDISSSFDGSSNTVKVVVDGEVMGIGFSKQKNLARLHAARDALQRLSALQAADREEGDAGAEAEVGAKQKLNELCNKKHWMNPTYRIEQEQGPDHCKTFICSVQVKTEDKIFVISGDSKPKVRVAENSAAFKMLTEVLGDAIIPSCT; encoded by the exons ATGGCGAAGGTGGGCGGCGGAATGCGGTTAGCGGTGACGGAGATCGAGCGCCTCCTTAATTACACCTTCCGTGATCCCTCTCTACTGGAGGAGGCCCTCACCCACTCCTCCTATGCTGGCCACCGCTCGTATGAGCGCCTTGAGTTCGTCGGCGATGCCGTCCTTGGCCTTGCCATCACCAGCTTCTTCTACCTCTCCGATCCCACACTGGAACCCGGATTCCTGACCGAGCTCCGCATAGCCAATGCCTCCACCGAGAAGCTCGCCCGAGTCGCCGTCCGCCACCGTCTCTACCGATTCCTCCGCCGCATCTGCCGCGACCTCGATCAGTTG GTGAGCAAATTCACGGATTTGGCGATGATGGAGCCCGAGGAAGACATCGTTCAAATGACGTACGGCGGTACCACCCTCGAAGCCCCCAAAGTGCTAGCCGATATCGTCGAGTCTATCGCGGCCGCAGTCTACTTCGACTGCGATTCCGATCTGCAGTTGTTCTGGACG GTTTTCAGGGGCATCTTGGAGCCGATCATCACTCCGGAGATGATGAAGGAGCACCCCGTGATGGCCCTCTATAAGCTTTGTCAGAAGCACCGCAAAATAGTCGATATTTCGAGTTCTTTTGATGGTTCTTCGAACACTGTCAAGGTCGTCGTGGACGGAGAAGTCATGGGCATTGGCTTCTCCAAACAGAAGAATCTCGCAAGGCTTCACGCGGCGAGAGATGCGCTGCAAAGGCTGTCTGCCTTGCAGGCAGCTGATAGGGAGGAAGGTGACGCGGGGGCCGAGGCGGAAGTTGGAGCAAAGCAGAAACTAAACGAGCTATGCAACAAGAAACATTGGATGAATCCCACGTACAG GATTGAACAAGAACAAGGGCCTGATCATTGTAAAACGTTCATCTGCTCTGTTCAAGTCAAAACCGAAGACAAAATCTTTGTCATCTCTGGGGACTCAAAGCCAAAAGTGAGAGTTGCAGAAAATTCAGCAGCATTCAAGATGCTAACAGAAGTACTGGGGGATGCAATTATCCCATCCTGCACCTGA
- the LOC135583640 gene encoding uncharacterized protein LOC135583640 isoform X1: MPSGAKKRKAARRKKVEETEQGLGHPPDSPTNASPDNNHDGKEKTSSSSSSSSSSDEEVEQEERREPAAAVEMEDNATGNDDGEKLEEVAVPVSTEAGVVSVEFLKAEKSEVAVEESAAAAATAVTVVLIDAPVPVDEEVVEAAEAATGTLVTWLEIDSLTHETDAKPAAALEETPVSESPRPSGELCHSTENIEPTPAPVAELRASWWNCCGLFDVLTASKDSIRSERRKE, from the exons ATGCCGTCGGGTGCGAAGAAGCGGAAAGCTGCCCGGCGAAAGAAGGTGGAGGAAACGGAGCAGGGCCTTGGCCACCCACCGGACTCCCCCACCAACGCTTCTCCag ACAACAACCACGACGGTAAGGAAAAGAcgagcagcagcagtagtagcagcagcagcagcgacgagGAGGTGGAGCAGGAAGAGCGGAGGGAACCCGCGGCTGCCGTCGAGATGGAGGATAACGCTACAGGTAATGATGACGGTGAGAAATTGGAGGAGGTGGCAGTTCCCGTCTCCACGGAGGCTGGAGTTGTGAGCGTAGAGTTCCTCAAGGCTGAGAAATCTGAGGTCGCTGTGGAGGaatcggcggcggcagcagcgactgCTGTGACGGTCGTTCTGATCGATGCGCCAGTTCCTGTGGATGAAGAGGTCGTCGAAGCCGCCGAGGCCGCGACGGGGACTCTGGTGACTTGGCTGGAGATTGATTCTTTGACGCATGAGACTGACGCGAAACCAGCGGCCGCTCTGGAAGAAACTCCTGTTTCTGAATCGCCTCGTCCAAGTGGGGAGTTATGCCATAGCACCGAGAACATTGAG CCCACTCCCGCGCCAGTGGCAgagcttcgagcttcatggtggaATTGCTGTGGATTGTTTGATGTTCTTACGGCTTCCAAAGACAGTATCAGgtcagaaagaagaaaagaatga
- the LOC135583640 gene encoding uncharacterized protein LOC135583640 isoform X2, with protein sequence MPSGAKKRKAARRKKVEETEQGLGHPPDSPTNASPDNNHDGKEKTSSSSSSSSSSDEEVEQEERREPAAAVEMEDNATGNDDGEKLEEVAVPVSTEAGVVSVEFLKAEKSEVAVEESAAAAATAVTVVLIDAPVPVDEEVVEAAEAATGTLVTWLEIDSLTHETDAKPAAALEETPVSESPRPSGELCHSTENIEPTPAPVAELRASWWNCCGLFDVLTASKDSIRA encoded by the exons ATGCCGTCGGGTGCGAAGAAGCGGAAAGCTGCCCGGCGAAAGAAGGTGGAGGAAACGGAGCAGGGCCTTGGCCACCCACCGGACTCCCCCACCAACGCTTCTCCag ACAACAACCACGACGGTAAGGAAAAGAcgagcagcagcagtagtagcagcagcagcagcgacgagGAGGTGGAGCAGGAAGAGCGGAGGGAACCCGCGGCTGCCGTCGAGATGGAGGATAACGCTACAGGTAATGATGACGGTGAGAAATTGGAGGAGGTGGCAGTTCCCGTCTCCACGGAGGCTGGAGTTGTGAGCGTAGAGTTCCTCAAGGCTGAGAAATCTGAGGTCGCTGTGGAGGaatcggcggcggcagcagcgactgCTGTGACGGTCGTTCTGATCGATGCGCCAGTTCCTGTGGATGAAGAGGTCGTCGAAGCCGCCGAGGCCGCGACGGGGACTCTGGTGACTTGGCTGGAGATTGATTCTTTGACGCATGAGACTGACGCGAAACCAGCGGCCGCTCTGGAAGAAACTCCTGTTTCTGAATCGCCTCGTCCAAGTGGGGAGTTATGCCATAGCACCGAGAACATTGAG CCCACTCCCGCGCCAGTGGCAgagcttcgagcttcatggtggaATTGCTGTGGATTGTTTGATGTTCTTACGGCTTCCAAAGACAGTATCAG AGCATGA